A single window of Luteipulveratus halotolerans DNA harbors:
- a CDS encoding molybdopterin-dependent oxidoreductase → MTDEQRPVPVEPARRTTLLVDAVGGLVVGAVVLAVAELVAGVVQRAGWSGGEPSPVLAVGGAFVDRTPLWLKDFAVSTFGTRDKLALFVGMAVVLALLCVVIGVLARRRLRAALLMTVVFVAVAAAAVASRPGARAADVVPALAGGVAGLAVLRWWHSRTSVTGPSYDGGTDRRTAIGIGAGVLAGAALVAWGGRAIGSAARSVNEARKKIAIPRVAKPVSVPAGASVGVDGVTPFVVPQRDFYRIDTALTIPQVDPSSWRLRVTGMVEREVEIDWDTLLSKPMQEAMVTLMCVSNEVGGDLNGNAIWTGWPVRELLAQARPKPGADMVLSRSADGWTAGTPLEALTDDRSSLIAVAMNREPLTPKHGFPARLVVPGLYGYVSATKWVTELKVTRFADDEGYWTPRGWSEKGPVKTSSRIDVPRDDDKVRRADNGKVALAGVAWAQHRGVTGVQVRIDDGAWTDARLGTEATTDAWRQWVYAWDASPGKHTIAVRARDAAGEWQTGETAPPDPNGSTGWHTISVTVA, encoded by the coding sequence ATGACCGACGAGCAGCGTCCGGTGCCGGTCGAGCCCGCGCGCCGTACGACGCTGCTGGTCGACGCCGTCGGCGGTCTCGTCGTCGGTGCGGTGGTGCTCGCGGTCGCCGAGCTCGTCGCCGGAGTCGTGCAACGGGCCGGGTGGTCCGGAGGCGAGCCATCACCCGTGCTCGCGGTGGGCGGAGCGTTCGTCGACCGAACTCCGTTGTGGCTCAAGGACTTCGCGGTCTCGACGTTCGGCACCCGCGACAAGCTCGCGCTGTTCGTGGGCATGGCCGTCGTACTCGCGCTCCTGTGCGTCGTCATCGGTGTCCTGGCGCGTCGCCGCCTGCGGGCCGCCCTCCTGATGACGGTCGTGTTCGTCGCCGTGGCGGCCGCCGCGGTCGCGAGCCGGCCGGGCGCCAGGGCGGCCGACGTCGTGCCCGCGCTCGCCGGTGGGGTCGCAGGACTGGCCGTGCTGCGGTGGTGGCACAGCCGTACGAGCGTCACCGGACCGTCGTACGACGGGGGCACCGACCGGCGTACGGCCATCGGTATCGGCGCGGGCGTGCTCGCCGGCGCTGCACTGGTCGCGTGGGGCGGGCGCGCGATCGGCAGCGCTGCACGGAGCGTCAACGAGGCCCGCAAGAAGATCGCGATCCCTCGGGTGGCCAAGCCGGTCTCCGTGCCTGCAGGCGCGTCCGTGGGTGTCGACGGGGTGACGCCGTTCGTCGTACCGCAGCGCGACTTCTACCGCATCGACACCGCGCTCACGATCCCGCAGGTCGATCCGTCGTCATGGCGGTTGCGCGTCACCGGCATGGTCGAGCGCGAGGTCGAGATCGACTGGGACACCTTGCTGTCCAAGCCGATGCAGGAGGCGATGGTCACGTTGATGTGCGTGTCCAACGAGGTGGGCGGCGACCTCAACGGCAATGCGATCTGGACCGGCTGGCCCGTGCGTGAGCTACTCGCGCAGGCTCGTCCGAAGCCCGGGGCCGACATGGTGCTCTCGCGCAGCGCGGACGGCTGGACGGCCGGTACGCCCCTCGAGGCCCTCACGGACGACCGCAGCTCTCTGATCGCGGTCGCGATGAACCGTGAGCCGCTGACGCCGAAGCACGGGTTCCCGGCCCGCCTCGTGGTGCCCGGGCTGTACGGCTACGTCTCGGCCACCAAGTGGGTGACCGAGCTGAAGGTCACCCGGTTCGCCGACGACGAGGGCTACTGGACGCCGCGGGGGTGGTCGGAGAAGGGCCCGGTCAAGACCTCCTCGCGCATCGACGTACCCCGTGACGACGACAAGGTCCGTCGCGCGGACAACGGCAAGGTCGCCCTCGCCGGAGTCGCGTGGGCGCAGCATCGCGGCGTGACCGGCGTCCAGGTGCGGATCGACGACGGCGCGTGGACCGACGCCAGGCTCGGCACGGAGGCCACCACGGACGCGTGGCGTCAGTGGGTGTACGCCTGGGACGCCTCACCGGGCAAGCACACGATCGCCGTACGTGCCCGAGACGCCGCGGGGGAGTGGCAGACCGGTGAGACCGCGCCACCTGATCCCAACGGCAGCACGGGTTGGCACACCATCTCCGTCACCGTCGCCTGA
- the rdgB gene encoding RdgB/HAM1 family non-canonical purine NTP pyrophosphatase: MGRQLVLATRNPGKLRELRQLLAGVPELADVEVLGAGDIEGVPEVAETGVTFEENSRLKSQAVAKATNLPAIADDSGLTVDVLGAAPGVWSAMWSGRTGDDQANIDTLQGQLADVAVERLTAYFSSTVVLTLPDGTERVHVGRVDGRLTRDQRGTNGFGYDPIFELPDGRTLAELSDDDKNAISHRGNAFRALLPDLVELLS, from the coding sequence ATGGGCCGGCAGCTGGTGCTCGCGACGCGCAACCCGGGCAAGCTGCGCGAGCTGCGCCAGCTGCTCGCGGGCGTGCCCGAGCTGGCCGACGTCGAGGTGCTCGGCGCGGGTGACATCGAGGGCGTGCCCGAGGTGGCCGAGACCGGTGTGACGTTCGAGGAGAACTCCCGTCTGAAGTCGCAGGCCGTCGCCAAGGCGACCAATCTGCCTGCCATTGCTGACGACTCGGGGCTGACGGTCGACGTGCTGGGCGCTGCCCCGGGCGTGTGGAGCGCGATGTGGTCGGGGCGCACGGGTGATGACCAGGCCAACATCGACACGCTCCAGGGCCAGCTCGCCGACGTCGCCGTCGAGCGGCTGACCGCCTACTTCAGCAGCACCGTCGTGCTCACGCTGCCGGACGGCACCGAGCGGGTGCACGTCGGTCGTGTCGACGGGCGTCTGACGCGAGATCAGCGCGGCACCAACGGTTTCGGGTACGACCCGATCTTCGAGCTGCCCGACGGCCGCACCCTCGCCGAGCTGAGCGACGACGACAAGAACGCCATCTCCCACCGCGGCAACGCGTTCCGGGCGCTCCTGCCCGACCTGGTCGAGCTGCTGTCATGA
- the bcp gene encoding thioredoxin-dependent thiol peroxidase: MPRLETGDAAPDFTLQDSTGATVSLKDFRGRKLVIFFYPAAMTPGCTKEACDFRDSLTTLRDAGYDVVGISPDSPDKLAQFVEKESLTYPLLSDPDKQVLEAYGAYGEKKLYGKTVVGVIRSTIVVDEDGTVTLPKYNVRATGHVATLSKALKLV; this comes from the coding sequence CGCCTCGAGACCGGTGACGCCGCACCCGACTTCACGCTGCAGGACTCCACCGGCGCCACCGTGTCGTTGAAGGACTTCCGCGGTCGCAAGCTGGTGATCTTCTTCTACCCCGCCGCGATGACGCCGGGCTGCACCAAGGAGGCCTGCGACTTCCGCGACTCGCTCACGACGCTGCGCGATGCGGGGTACGACGTCGTCGGCATCTCCCCCGACTCCCCCGACAAGCTGGCGCAGTTCGTCGAGAAGGAGTCGCTGACGTACCCGCTGCTGTCCGACCCGGACAAGCAGGTGCTGGAGGCCTACGGCGCGTACGGCGAGAAGAAGCTCTACGGCAAGACGGTCGTGGGCGTGATCCGTTCCACCATCGTGGTCGACGAGGACGGCACGGTCACCCTGCCGAAGTACAACGTGCGCGCCACCGGGCACGTCGCCACGCTCTCCAAGGCGCTCAAGCTGGTCTGA
- a CDS encoding alpha/beta fold hydrolase — translation MEHLTLPDGRTLDISLSGPEGGDVMVFHHGTPGSLHASHRLESAAHAAGLRVLTYSRAGYGGSTPHPGRRVVDIAGDVAAMLDHVGADRCVVAGWSGGGPHCLATAARLSERVDAALVIAGVAPYDADGLDFLAGMGEDNVEEFGAAVEGEAALRAYLEPYLPQLRAATPQDIITSLSSLLPDVDRAVITERTGQDLARNFHEALRVGYEGWLEDDLAFTQPWGFDLAEVTVPTYVWQGSLDLMVPFAHGQWLAEHLPRATAHLIGGEGHLSIGDGRAAEMMAELAAAARA, via the coding sequence ATGGAGCACCTGACCCTGCCCGACGGCCGCACCCTCGACATCTCGCTCAGCGGCCCGGAGGGCGGCGACGTGATGGTGTTCCACCACGGGACCCCCGGTTCGCTGCACGCCTCGCACCGGCTGGAGTCCGCTGCCCACGCCGCGGGTCTGCGCGTGCTGACGTACTCGCGGGCGGGCTACGGCGGATCCACCCCGCACCCTGGCCGACGCGTGGTCGACATCGCAGGCGACGTCGCGGCGATGCTCGACCACGTCGGCGCCGACCGGTGCGTGGTGGCCGGCTGGTCCGGAGGCGGCCCGCACTGTCTTGCCACCGCGGCGCGCCTGAGCGAGCGGGTCGATGCTGCACTCGTGATCGCCGGCGTCGCACCGTACGACGCCGACGGTCTGGACTTCCTGGCCGGGATGGGCGAGGACAACGTCGAGGAGTTCGGCGCTGCGGTCGAGGGGGAGGCGGCTCTGCGCGCCTACCTCGAGCCGTACCTCCCTCAGCTGAGGGCGGCCACGCCGCAGGACATCATCACCAGCCTGTCGTCGCTGCTGCCCGACGTCGACCGCGCGGTCATCACCGAACGCACTGGGCAAGACCTGGCCCGCAACTTCCACGAGGCCCTGCGGGTGGGCTACGAGGGCTGGTTGGAGGACGACCTGGCCTTCACCCAGCCGTGGGGCTTCGACCTCGCCGAGGTGACCGTGCCGACCTATGTCTGGCAGGGCAGCCTGGACCTGATGGTGCCGTTCGCCCACGGCCAGTGGCTCGCCGAGCACCTGCCCCGTGCCACGGCTCACCTCATCGGGGGCGAGGGCCACCTGTCCATCGGTGACGGTCGCGCCGCGGAGATGATGGCCGAGCTCGCAGCCGCCGCACGAGCCTGA